A window of Rhododendron vialii isolate Sample 1 chromosome 11a, ASM3025357v1 contains these coding sequences:
- the LOC131306618 gene encoding LRR receptor-like serine/threonine-protein kinase RGI2 codes for MSANSITIFLLFLNISLFPSISALNQEGLSLLSWLSTFNSSHSSTSFTSWNPAHQNPCQWDYIHCNSNGFVSEITITSINLGNVFPTQFLSLNSLTTLVLSNGNLTGKIPPLVGNLSSLTTLDLSFNSLTGRIPPDIGKLSQLQILSLSSNSLEGGIAMEIGNCSMLKQLELFDNQLYGEIPAEIGNLRVLEIFRAGGNIGINGEIPMQISLCKELVFLGLADTGISGKIPFSIGELKNLKTLSLYTANLTGEIPPEIGNCSALENLFVYENQISGEIPRELSFLRNLKRVLLWQNKISGNIPESLGNSTELRVIDFSLNSLSGEIPLTLGNLGALEELLLSGNNISGEIPSFIGNFSMLKQLELDNNRFTGKIPSSIGALKELSLFFAWENQLEGIIPSELSNCWKLQALDLSHNSLSGSVPYSLFNLKNLTKLLLLSNKLSGGVPAAIGNCTSLTRLRLGSNMLSGQIPSQIGLLQSLSFLELSENEFTGEIPPEFGNCSQLEMVDLHDNKLQGIIPTSFQSLVELNVLDLSNNRISGVIPQDFGNLQSLNKLVLSENYITGSIPPSIGLCKDLQLLDMSRNRISGSIPDEIGELQGLDILLNLSWNFLDGPIPDGFSKLSKLSNLDLSHNVLTGSLRALDNLDNLASLNVSYNNFSGFLPSTKFFQELPPTVFVGNPNLCINPSECRASHRSKSTKSLATLVALSIAATVITVTIGVISLIRVQGTKLGRNDEEEGLEWKITPFQKINFSINDIVTKLSDSNIVGKGCSGVVYRVETPSQQLIAVKKLWPDKAGEFTGRDFFSAEVSTLGSIRHKNIVRLLGCCQNAKTRLLLFDYINNGSLAGILHERNTFLDWDARYKIILGAAQGLAYLHHDCIPPIVHRDIKANNILVGSQFEAFLADFGLAKLVDTSEYSRASNTVAGSYGYIAPEYGYSLRITEKSDVYSYGIVLLEVLTGMEPMDLRIPDRAHIVSWVNQELHDKPREFTSVLDRQLLRWSGSQIQEMLQVLGVALLCVNPTPEERPSMKDVTAMLKEIKHENEESEKQNCKAAVHCSSFSRSSEPLIRSPSCLP; via the exons ATGTCAGCCAATTCCATCACCATATTTCTCTTGTTCCTCAACATCTCTCTCTTCCCATCTATCTCCGCTCTGAACCAAGaaggcctctctctcctctcatggCTTTCAACCTTCAACTCCTCTCACTCTTCAACTTCTTTCACGTCATGGAACCCAGCCCACCAAAACCCATGTCAATGGGACTACATCCACTGCAACTCCAATGGGTTTGTTTCAGAAATCACTATCACCTCCATTAATCTTGGCAATGTTTTTCCCACccaattcctctctctcaatTCCCTCACCACTCTAGTCCTTTCCAATGGAAATCTCACTGGAAAAATCCCACCTTTAGTTGGAAACTTGTCTTCACTTACCACGTTGGACCTCAGTTTCAATTCCCTAACAGGTAGAATTCCACCGGATATCGGAAAATTATCCCAACTTCAGATACTGTCACTGAGTTCTAATTCCTTAGAGGGTGGAATTGCAATGGAAATTGGAAACTGCTCAATGCTTAAACAGCTTGAGCTGTTTGATAACCAACTCTATGGGGAAATTCCAGCAGAAATAGGAAACTTACGGGTTTTGGAAATTTTTCGTGCCGGTGGAAATATTGGGATTAATGGAGAAATTCCAATGCAGATATCACTATGTAAAGAGCTAGTTTTTCTGGGTTTGGCAGATACTGGGATTTCGGGGAAAATTCCATTTAGTATAGGAGAGTTGAAAAATCTCAAGACTCTTTCACTGTACACAGCAAATCTCACTGGTGAGATTCCACCTGAGATTGGAAACTGTTCAGCCTTGGAGAATCTGTTTGTGTATGAGAATCAGATTTCTGGAGAGATTCCAAGAGAATTAAGTTTCTTGAGAAATCTCAAAAGGGTGTTGCTGTGGCAAAACAAAATCAGTGGAAACATTCCAGAATCTCTTGGAAACAGCACAGAATTGAGAGTAATTGATTTCTCATTGAATTCTCTCTCAGGTGAGATTCCACTGACTCTGGGAAATTTAGGTGCATTGGAGGAACTTCTTTTGTCTGGAAACAACATTTCTGGGGAGATTCCATCATTCATTGGAAACTTTTCAATGTTGAAGCAACTTGAATTGGACAACAACAGATTCACAGGGAAGATTCCTTCCTCCATAGGGGCATTGAAAGaactttctcttttctttgctTGGGAAAATCAGCTTGAGGGTATCATTCCATCTGAGCTATCCAACTGCTGGAAACTTCAAGCACTGGATCTCTCACACAATTCCCTTTCTGGGTCAGTTCCTTATTCCCTTTTCAATCTCAAGAACTTAACGAAATTGCTCTTGTTATCAAACAAACTCTCTGGAGGAGTCCCAGCTGCTATTGGAAATTGCACAAGCTTGACACGTCTTCGTTTGGGCTCAAACATGTTGTCCGGTCAAATTCCATCGCAAATCGGACTATTACAAAGTTTGAGTTTTCTCGAATTGTCTGAAAATGAATTCACCGGAGAAATCCCACCAGAGTTCGGAAACTGCAGTCAGCTGGAAATGGTGGATTTGCATGATAATAAGCTCCAAGGCATTATTCCAACCTCTTTTCAATCACTTGTTGAGCTCAATGTATTAGACCTATCCAATAACAGAATCTCAGGTGTGATTCCTCAGGATTTCGGAAATCTCCAGTCTTTGAACAAACTTGTACTGAGTGAAAACTACATTACTGGTTCGATTCCACCATCAATCGGCCTCTGTAAAGATTTACAATTGTTGGATATGAGCAGAAACAGAATCAGCGGTTCAATCCCAGATGAGATTGGTGAACTGCAAGGCCTAGATATCTTGTTAAActtgagttggaattttttggaTGGACCAATCCCAGATGGCTTTTCAAAGCTTTCGAAACTTTCGAACTTGGATCTTTCTCACAATGTGCTAACAGGTTCCCTAAGGGCACTGGATAATTTGGACAATCTAGCTTCTCTGAACGTCTCGTATAACAATTTCTCCGGTTTTCTTCCTAGTACAAAGTTCTTCCAAGAACTCCCTCCAACTGTTTTCGTTGGTAATCCTAACCTCTGCATTAATCCAAGCGAGTGCAGAGCTAGTCACAGGAGCAAATCTACTAAAAGTCTTGCAACCTTGGTTGCACTAAGCATAGCTGCAACTGTTATAACTGTGACTATTGGAGTGATTTCGCTCATTCGAGTTCAAGGCACTAAACTCGGCAGGAATGATGAAGAAGAGGGTCTTGAGTGGAAAATCACCCCATTCCAAAAGATAAACTTCTCTATAAACGACATTGTGACAAAGCTTTCAGATTCCAACATCGTGGGAAAGGGTTGTTCCGGGGTAGTTTATCGCGTTGAGACTCCTTCGCAACAGCTCATTGCAGTGAAGAAGTTGTGGCCAGATAAGGCAGGTGAGTTTACGGGGAGAGACTTTTTTTCTGCTGAAGTTTCAACACTTGGCTCGATAAGGCACAAGAACATAGTTAGGCTTTTGGGGTGTTGTCAAAATGCAAAAACTAGATTGTTGTTGTTTGACTATATCAATAATGGTAGTTTAGCTGGAATTCTCCATGAGAGGAATACGTTCTTGGATTGGGATGCAAGGTATAAGATTATACTGGGAGCTGCTCAGGGTTTGGCTTATCTTCACCATGATTGCATTCCCCCCATCGTTCATCGCGATATCAAGGCCAATAACATCTTAGTGGGATCACAGTTTGAGGCTTTCCTCGCGGATTTTGGACTCGCGAAGCTCGTTGATACTTCTGAGTATTCCAGAGCTTCCAACACAGTTGCAGGTTCTTATGGGTACATAGCTCCTG AATACGGATACAGCTTGAGGATCACAGAAAAGAGCGATGTCTACAGCTATGGCATTGTCCTCCTAGAAGTCCTAACCGGGATGGAACCAATGGATCTTCGAATACCCGACAGAGCCCACATTGTCAGTTGGGTCAACCAAGAACTGCATGACAAGCCCAGAGAATTCACATCAGTTCTTGATCGGCAGCTACTTCGGTGGTCAGGTTCACAAATCCAAGAGATGCTTCAAGTGCTCGGGGTGGCTCTTCTCTGTGTCAACCCTACCCCGGAGGAAAGACCGTCAATGAAGGATGTCACAGCCATGCTCAAAGAGATTAAGCACGAAAACGAGGAGAGTGAAAAACAGAATTGTAAAGCAGCAGTTCACTGCTCTAGTTTCTCCAGATCTTCTGAACCCTTGATCAGATCACCTTCCTGTTTGCCTTAG
- the LOC131306614 gene encoding uncharacterized protein C57A10.07 — MRSFSFGSVNSKPFHSYPRGDFDLESGTIRRTRKPKQSLLLDPIKMFKSLVNLVHYYYKSHPRFVVFILFCFGIIMLTILTIYKSQFMGINNYRQYDVRSDTDPFARLKNLVMVAGHSIYTSSSCGKVGMEDSWFLESYQKRPGQAATFVAHIKEGVETAAVDDEALLLFSGGETRKDAGPRSEAQSYWTVAESERWFGKQENVRWRALTEEHARDSFENLLFSVCRFRELTGIYPHNITVVSYDFKEERFVHLHRSAIRFPEARFFYSGTPASPTAKEAAMKGEAIVRAQFQADPYGCIGSLRRKKLGRNPFHRSVPYPNGCPEIEGLFRYCGASLYSGSLPWA, encoded by the exons ATGAGGAGTTTTTCATTTGGGTCAGTCAATTCAAAGCCCTTCCATTCTTACCCAAGGGGAGACTTTGATTTAGAATCCGGTACAATCAGAAGAACCAGAAAGCCCAAACAATCACTACtgcttgatcccatcaagatgTTTAAATCTCTTGTAAACCTTGTCCATTACTACTACAAGTCGCACCCAAGATTTGTtgtcttcattttgttttgttttgggatcATAATGCTCACAATTCTAACCATTTACAAAAGCCAGTTCATGGGGATCAATAATTACAGGCAATATGATGTGCGTTCTGATACTGACCCATTTGCAAGGCTTAAGAATCTTGTGATGGTTGCTGGGCATTCAATTTATACTAGCAGTAGTTGTGGGAAAGTTGGGATGGAGGATTCTTGGTTTCTGGAGTCTTATCAGAAGCGTCCAGGGCAGGCAGCTACTTTTGTGGCACATATAAAGGAGGGAGTAGAAACTGCGGCCGTTGATGATGAGGCCTTGCTTTTGTTTAGCGGTGGTGAGACTAGGAAAGATGCCGGGCCTCGTAGCGAAGCACAGAGCTATTGGACTGTTGCTGAATCAGAAAGATGGTTTG GCAAGCAAGAAAATGTGAGATGGAGGGCACTCACAGAAGAGCATGCCAGGGACAGTTTTGAGAATCTTCTTTTTAGTGTTTGCCGTTTCCGGGAGCTTACTGGAATATATCCTCATAATATAACT GTCGTAAGTTATGATTTCAAGGAGGAGAGATTTGTGCACTTGCACCGCTCCGCAATCCGTTTTCCAGAGGCTAGGTTCTTCTACTCGGGAACCCCAGCTTCACCAACCGCAAAGGAAGCAGCTATGAAAGGTGAAGCAATAGTGAGGGCTCAATTTCAAGCCGACCCGTATGGCTGCATAGGTTCGCTTCGCCGCAAGAAACTAGGGCGAAATCCTTTTCACCGGTCAGTCCCTTACCCTAATGGCTGTCCTGAAATCGAAGGGTTGTTCAGATATTGTGGTGCATCCCTCTATTCAGGTTCCCTCCCGTGGGCTTAG
- the LOC131307027 gene encoding dof zinc finger protein DOF3.5-like: MYSEIDHEMLQFPPRPLVMERRWKSNVEVAPNCPRCASPNTKFCYYNNYSLSQPRYFCKGCRRYWTKGGSLRNVPVGGGCRKSRRSKAASRPSLDDRALSSINSLDTSPSPPRSPTGGPKGSGIDLAEVFAKYLNPNSSNGSGLTGPSVQVIEESDPFLSGISPSFTVSDRNPEEERVQEFSGHDPICFGLDDMASDELDQELLWSEAATTSTLPNFEWQPMAEMQDFGSFSTVDDPSKISPNIIGDNWSFFDLSAYV; the protein is encoded by the coding sequence ATGTACTCAGAGATTGATCATGAAATGCTGCAATTCCCACCAAGACCACTAGTAATGGAGAGAAGGTGGAAGTCCAACGTTGAGGTGGCTCCCAATTGCCCTAGGTGTGCCTCCCCAAACACCAAGTTCTGCTACTACAACAACTACAGCTTATCACAACCCAGATACTTCTGCAAAGGCTGCAGGAGGTACTGGACCAAAGGTGGGTCCCTCCGGAACGTCCCGGTCGGCGGCGGCTGCCGAAAGAGCCGCCGGTCAAAGGCGGCTTCTCGGCCGTCGCTTGATGACCGGGCGCTGTCCAGCATTAATTCCCTCGATACCTCCCCAAGCCCGCCCAGGTCACCCACGGGTGGGCCTAAAGGGTCGGGCATTGATCTCGCCGAGGTTTTCGCCAAGTACTTGAACCCGAATTCGAGTAACGGGTCGGGCTTAACGGGTCCTTCGGTTCAAGTTATCGAAGAATCCGATCCGTTTCTTTCGGGGATTTCACCGAGTTTTACGGTAAGCGATCGGAATCCAGAAGAAGAGCGGGTTCAGGAGTTCTCGGGTCATGATCCCATTTGTTTCGGGTTGGATGATATGGCTAGTGATGAATTAGATCAAGAGCTTTTGTGGTCCGAGGCTGCCACAACTAGTACTTTACCAAATTTCGAGTGGCAACCGATGGCGGAGATGCAAGATTTCGGATCATTTTCAACCGTTGATGATCCGTCGAAGATTTCTCCAAATATTATTGGGGATAATTGGAGCTTTTTCGATCTATCCGCCTACGTAtga